In Candidatus Hydrogenedentota bacterium, the genomic stretch TAGTCCTGGGGCGGGAGCACGCGCCCCTGCGTGGAGACGGTGACGGCGGCTATATTCCATCCTCCGCCCCGCCCCCGGCGTATTCCTTCAGTTTATTTCGCAAGGTACGCACGCTGATGCCCAGGACTTCCGCGGCACGCGTGCGGTTGTTGCCGCACCGTTCGAGGGTTCGCAGGATCAGCGTTTTCTCCATGTCGGAGACAGTGGTGCCCACCGGCACACTCACGTTGTTCCCGTCGGATTTCGCAATTGCCGCGGCGAGCCCCAGCGAGAAATGCTCGGGACCCAGCAGCTTCTCCGTGGACAGTACGACGGCGCGCTCCACGGCGTTTTGCAGTTCGCGCACGTTGCCGGGCCAATCGTACTCAAGAAACATGCGGCGGGTTTCCGGCGCAAAACCGTCTATCTGCCGGGCATTTTCGTGAGCAAACCGTTTCAGGAACGAATCCATCAGAGCGGGGATATCCTCGCGCCGTTCCCGCAAGGGCGGCAGATAGACAGGAATCACGTTGAGCCGGAAAAACAGGTCTTCGCGGAGGCGTCCGTCAGCCAGTGCCAGTTCGAGGTTCCGGTTTGTCGTGCACACTATCCGGGTGTCTACCTGGATCGGTTTGTTGCCTCCAACACGTTCGAATTCGCGCTCCTGAAGGGCGCGGAGAAGTTTGGGCTGCAATTCGGTGCTGATCTCGCTGATTTCGTCGAGCAGCAGCGTGCCGGTATGGGCGAGCTCAAATCGCCCGAGCTTCCGGTCGTGTGCGCCGGTAAACGCGCCCTTTTCGTGACCAAACAGCTCGCTTTCGAGCAAGCCCGCGGACAAGGCAGCGCAGTTGACTTTGATGAACGGCATTTCGCGCCGGCAGCTCCGGAAATGCAGCGCGCGGGCCACCAGCTCTTTGCCGGTCCCGCTTTCGCCCCGGATGAGCACCGTTGCCCGGCTGTCGGCCACGCGCCGGATGATCTCGTACACGCTGGCCATGGCGGGGCTCTCCCCCACCATCGATTCGAAATCGTAGCGCTGGTTCAATTCGGCACGGAGATAGCGGTTCTCCTGGGCCAGACGCTCGCGTTCGAGCAGCCGCGACACGGCCAGTTCGAGTTCGTCCGGCGTGAACGGCTTCATCACATAGTCGGCCGCCCCCTTTTTCAGAGCGGCGACCGCGGTCTCGACCGTACCGTAAGCCGTCATGATGATGCAGTGCGTGCCTGGACTCTCGCTACGCACCTGTTCGAGGACCTGGATGCCGTCCATAGGCTCCATGCGAAGGTCGGTGATGAGAACGTCATAGGACTTGCTCCGCATAAGCTCGATGCCAGACGGACCGCTTGTGCAGACATCCACATCGTGACCGGCGCGCGTGAGCGTCTCCTGAACGTAGTCGCCCATGATCGGTTCGTCGTCAATCACCAGAATCTGCGAACGTGCCATGCATTACGCTCCTGAAAGGCCCGAAGGCAAAGCCCGGACCTCCTCGTGCCTTCCGTTCGTTGGCGGGGGTCACGGCTTTCCAACGCTTGTCAGGCGCACGTGAAACCGGGACCCTTCGCCTTCGACGCTGTCGGCCCACAGCTTCCCGCCATGCGCCTCGACAATTTTCGCCGCGACGGCCAATCCCAATCCCGTACCTTTCTCGCGGGTGGTATAGAAAGGCGAGAACACCTTTTCAATAAGTTCGGGCGCGATACCCCGGCCGGTATCGCTGATGGTCAGCACGGCGCATCCCCCTTGCACCGAACAGCTGACCGACACTTCGCCTTCACCGTCGATGCTTTGCACGGCGTTCTGCAGGATGTTCAGCAGTACCTGGCGCAGTTTCAGGCGATCGGCGAGCACATAGTGCCCTTCTCCCACGCTCTGGCGCAGCCGTACGCCTTTGGGGACGTCGCCCAAATACCGAACGACGGCCTCGACCGTCTCGGCGCAATTCACCGGCTCGAGCTGGAGTTGCACGGGCCGCGTATACTCGAGGAGATCGGACACCACCAATTCGAGTTGATTTGCTCCCTCGAGAACTTTCGAGACCAGGCGCGCGCGGGAATCTTCGGCATCCACGTCGCGCGCCAGGAGCGCGGCGTAGCCCTTCAACCCTCCCAACGGATTCCTGATCTCGTGGGCAACAGTCGCAGCCATCTCGCCCAGGGCCGCCAGCCGGTCTTTCTGGCGGACCCGCTGGCGAAGCGCTTCAACCTCGGTGAGATCTTCAAATACCTTCACGGTGCCGATACGCTTGTTATTGCGATCCGAGATGGGGGCATCCCGTTCGCTCACGGGAAACGTGCGGCCGTCCCTGGCGCGGAACTCCATCGGATGGCGCCCCCCGGGAGGCGCGGCGAATTCCCGGCGGAACACATCTTGAAAACGCCGGCCCACGACGTCTTCCGCCGCATATCCGAGGGCCTCGCACGCCGCCCGGTTGAACCGCGTGATGCGATCATCCGTATCAACAGCGATGACGCCATCGGACATACTTTCGAGAATGTAGTTCAGATAGTCGTTGGCAACCGCGAGTTCGCGGTTCTTTTCCTCGAGCGCCTTATCCAATTGTTCGATGCGCGTCTGCAGCGCGCGGTACCATTCGCCCATAACGGCGGTGGTGCGGGTGAACTCCGCGAAGGCGCTCTCGAGCGTCTTCATATCTGCATCGCGTTGATTGCTCATGCTTTCCTGTCGATGAACCCTCCGTCTCCCGGGTCGCCCGCGCGGAGATTGCGCAACATTCGCTTTCCCCGTTGCACCGTTCCCCACTGTTCGCGGGCCTCTTGCGCGAGTTGAGCAATGTGCGCCGCATCCTTGGTCTTTGTACGCGCGATTTCGTCCGCCATCTTGCGTACGGAGGCCGCTGCCTCGTGCATTTGCTCGCGCACGGCGGGTTTGATGTCCGGCGATTGGTCCCATTCGCGTTTCAGGAGTTGGAATTCTTGTTCAAGGGCGTTCAGTTCGCGCGAAAACCCTTCCTGGAGCTGCCGGGCCTGTTCCCACTCAGAAGCATCACTCTCCTTCGGCAACGTGGCGCCGGCCGCGGCCATCCGCTTGAACAGCTCGATCTGCCGATTGAAACAGTCTTCCAACCGTGCGGAGATGGAATGCTCCCCCATTTGCCTATCCTTCCGTCTCTGCCGCAGGCTTTTGTTCACCCTTCAGACGGCCTTGGAAGTCCATATTATCGAGCTCCAGTTTAGCTTCGGGAGCCCAAGATGATGTCGACGCCGCCACGGACTGTAACAGAAGCCGGCTTTCTTCCGTCTTGCCCAGCGCGTACAGGGCATTGGCCAGTTGCAGCCTGGCCCAGTACACGTTCTGCGTTTCCTGGCCCTTAGCCTCGACTGCTTTTTCATATGCCGCGGCCGCCGTAGCGTAGTCTTCGTGATGGATGGCGTAGTCGCCGCAGGCGATGGCAATCTCGCGGAACGCCTCCGCCGATGCCGGTTCCACCTTCAAGGACAACTCTTCCACGAGCGTCAGCGCCTTGGCGGGCTGATCGAGTGCCAGACAGGTTTCGAGCAGCCGCCGGGTCTGGGGGACCGTCCGCTGCTCTGCGTAGTCAGCATGTGCCTGCTCCATCAGTTCGAGGGCGCGGCGCGAGTCAGAGCGCAACATGGCATGCCCGTACTCCAGGAGGAAATTGTATGCCGTTGGCGCCGTGAGGCTACGGATATCCAACCGTTGGGAGACCTCGTTGCCCTCGGGCCAGGCGCCGGCGGCATACAGCGCCATCGCTGCCTTCGCCAAGACTTCCGGATCGGAGGACCTCGACGCGGCCGTGCGGTATGCATCCGCCGCGCGCTTCGGCAGCCCGAGTTCCTGGTACATGTCTCCCAGCG encodes the following:
- a CDS encoding sigma-54 dependent transcriptional regulator; translation: MARSQILVIDDEPIMGDYVQETLTRAGHDVDVCTSGPSGIELMRSKSYDVLITDLRMEPMDGIQVLEQVRSESPGTHCIIMTAYGTVETAVAALKKGAADYVMKPFTPDELELAVSRLLERERLAQENRYLRAELNQRYDFESMVGESPAMASVYEIIRRVADSRATVLIRGESGTGKELVARALHFRSCRREMPFIKVNCAALSAGLLESELFGHEKGAFTGAHDRKLGRFELAHTGTLLLDEISEISTELQPKLLRALQEREFERVGGNKPIQVDTRIVCTTNRNLELALADGRLREDLFFRLNVIPVYLPPLRERREDIPALMDSFLKRFAHENARQIDGFAPETRRMFLEYDWPGNVRELQNAVERAVVLSTEKLLGPEHFSLGLAAAIAKSDGNNVSVPVGTTVSDMEKTLILRTLERCGNNRTRAAEVLGISVRTLRNKLKEYAGGGAEDGI
- a CDS encoding ATP-binding protein; this translates as MSNQRDADMKTLESAFAEFTRTTAVMGEWYRALQTRIEQLDKALEEKNRELAVANDYLNYILESMSDGVIAVDTDDRITRFNRAACEALGYAAEDVVGRRFQDVFRREFAAPPGGRHPMEFRARDGRTFPVSERDAPISDRNNKRIGTVKVFEDLTEVEALRQRVRQKDRLAALGEMAATVAHEIRNPLGGLKGYAALLARDVDAEDSRARLVSKVLEGANQLELVVSDLLEYTRPVQLQLEPVNCAETVEAVVRYLGDVPKGVRLRQSVGEGHYVLADRLKLRQVLLNILQNAVQSIDGEGEVSVSCSVQGGCAVLTISDTGRGIAPELIEKVFSPFYTTREKGTGLGLAVAAKIVEAHGGKLWADSVEGEGSRFHVRLTSVGKP